The DNA sequence CGGGCGACCAGGTGCCCGCCGACGGCGTCGTGCGGGCGAGCGTGGGACTCGAGATCGACGAGTCGCTGCTGACGGGTGAGTCCGACCCCGTGCCCAAGGCCGAGCACGACGAGGTGCGGTCGGGCTCGATCGTCGTCGCCGGGACGGGGCGCGCCCAGGCCACGCGCGTGGGCGCCGACGCGTATGCGGCGCGGCTGGCCGCCGAGGCGCGGCGCTTCTCGCTGACGCGCTCCGAACTGCAGGCGGGCACCAACCGGCTGCTGCGCTGGATCTCGCTGCTCATGGTCGTCGTCGCGCCGATCCTCGTGTGGAGCCAGTTGCGCAGCCCCGACAACCAAGGGTGGCGCGACGCGCTCACCGGGGTGGTCGCGGCGCTCGTCGGCATGGTGCCCGAGGGGCTCGTGCTGCTGACCTCGCTCGCCTTCGTGCTCGGGGTCATCACGCTCGCACGGCGCAGCACACTGGTCCAGGAGTTGCCGGCCGTGGAGGGACTCGCCCGCGTCGACGTGGTGTGCCTCGACAAGACGGGCACGCTCACGCACGGTGACATCGTGTTCGACCGGATCGAGGTCGTCGGGAGCGACGGCGCGCCCGGCGACGTGTCCGGCGCGCTCGGGTTGTTCCGCGACGACGCCAACGCGACCGGCGCCGCCATCGCGGACGCGTTCGAGCCGAGCCCGTGGCCCGTGATCGGGGCCGTCCCGTTCTCCTCGACGCGCAAATGGGCCGCGGTCTCGGTCGCGGATGCGACCTGGGTGCTCGGCGCCCCCGAGCGGGTGCTGCCCGGGCCGGTGAGCGAGGCGGCGCGCACCACGCTCGCCCGCGCGCACCAAGTCGCCGCCGCCGGCAGTCGGGTGCTGGTCCTGGCCCGCGCGCCGCGCACGCCCGCCGCGCCGCCGCCCGAGCCCGCCTCGTCGCCGCCCGGGCCCGCCGTGCCGCCGTCCGAGCCGGTGGCGCCGGCGCTGCCCGACGGGCTGGAGCCCGCCGCCCTCGTCGTGCTCGCCGAGCGCCTGCGCCCCGACGCCGCGCGGACGCTCGCGTACTTCACCCAGCAGGGCGTCGCGCTCAAGGTCATCTCGGGCGACAACCCGCGCACGGTCGGCGCGGTCGCCGCGCGCGTCGGCGTGCCGGGCGTGTCGGGGCCCGACGACGCCGTGGACGCCACGCAGTTGCCCGAGGACCCGCAGGCCCTGGCTGACGCGCTGGAGGGCGCGAGCGTCTTCGGGCGCGTCACCCCGCAGCAGAAGCGCGCCATGGTGGGCGCGCTCCAAAGCCGCGGCCACGTCGTGGCGATGACCGGCGACGGCGTCAACGACGCGCTCGCGCTCAAGGACGCCGACATCGGTGTGGCGATGGGCTCGGGCGCCGCCGCGACGCGCGCGGTCGCCCAACTCGTGCTGCTCGACGGCCGCTTCGCGCACCTGCCCGAGGTCGTGGCCGAGGGGCGGCGCGTGATCGCGAACATCGAGCGCGCGGCCAACCTGTTCCTCGTCAAGAACGTGTACGCCCTCGTGCTGGCGCTCAGCGCCGCGGTCTCGGGCAGCGCCTTCCCCCTTGAGCCCATCCAGCTCACGCTCATCTCGACGCTGACGATCGGCGTGCCGGGGTTCTTCCTCGCGCTCGCGCCTAACCACCGGCGCTATGTGCCCGGGTTCCTGCGGCGCGTGCTGCGGTTCGCGGTGCCGGTGGGCGTGCTGGTGGCGGCCTCGGCGTATGCCGCGTTCCGCGTCGCGCAGGTGGTCGAGCCGGGCACGAGCGCGGTCGAGGCGCGCACGGTCGCGACCATCGTCGTGCTGCTGATCGGGCTGTGGACCGTGGGCGTGCTGGCCCGCCCGTTCAACCGATGGAAGACGCTGCTCGTGGTGGGTCTGGCGAGCCTGGGCGCCGCGGCCGTGCTGGTCCCGGTCGTCTCCCAGCACGTGTTCCTGCTCTCGGTGACCCCGATGCGCCTCGCGGTCGGCCTCGGGCTGGGCGCGGTGGGCGCGGGGCTGGTCGAGGTCGCGCACCGCGTCACCGCGCGCGTGGGCGCCCGCCGTGTCGGCTGAGGCCCCCTCAGACCTGGATGCCCGCGGCGCGCCGCGTCGTGCGGTTGGCGTGCGGCGTCCAGCGCGGCACCCAGCGCGCCAGGGCCAGCGCCGCCGTCGGGCTCAGCACGCCCACGGCCCAGATGCCCGCGGCGAGCGAGCCGAGCGCCGCGCCCGCCGAGACCACGAGCGGTCCGGCGGCTGAGCCCGTGTCTTGCAGCACGCGCCACAGCCCGAGGAACTGGGCGCGCCCGTGCGCGGGTGAGGCGTCCGAGCCGAGCGTCATGAGGATGCCCGAGCCGATGCCGTTGCCGAACCCGAGCGCCATCGCCACGGCGGTGAGCGAGGCGACGCCGCCCGTGAACGGCAGTGCGATCAGCGCGACCCCCATGAGCAGCATCGACGGGATCGCGATCCAGTTTCGGCCCATGCGGTCCATGACCTTGCCCGCTGGGTAGAACAGGAGCATGTCGACGCCGCCGGCGACGCCGAAGATGACCGAGGCCACCGCCGGCTCCAGGCCCAGGTGCTCGCCCCACAGCGGGATGACGGTCTGCCGGGCGCCGCGCACCAGGCCGACCAGCAGGCACGCGATGCCGAGCGTCGCGAACAGCGACCGGTGCTCGCGCAGCACCGAGCCGAGGGTGGCCCGCTCGGGCGCGGGGGAGGGGGTCGCGCCGCGTGCGCCGTCGTCGTCGGGCACGACGACGACGGTGACGGCGGCCGCGAGCGCGACCACCGCGCCGAGCCAGTACGCGCCGGCCAGGCCGACGCGGTCGATGGCGAGCGCGCCCGCGAACGGGCCGACGAATTGCCCGATGCGATGCACCCCGCCCATGGTCGACAGCACCCGAGCGCGTCGCAGCGGCGGGGTGACCTCGGTGAGGTAGGAGTGCCGCGCGAGGTTGAACACGGCCCCCGCGGCGCCGAGCGCGAGCACCGCGACCGCGAGTTGCGTGAGGCTGGTCGCCAGCGCGGCCAGGACGAACGCGCCCGCCCCCACCACTCCCGCCAGGATCATCGCGACCCGGTCTCCCACCCGCGCGGCCAGCGCGCCGGCGGGCAGGTCCGCAGCGATCGTGCCGACCGGCAGCAGGGCCGCGACCACGCCGGCCACGGCGAGCGAGGAGCCCAGGGCCGTGGCCGTCGGCGCGACGACGGGCAGCAGCGCGCCCACCCCGACGTCGAACAGGAAGGCGGGCACGAACGCGCCGAGGACCACGGTGCGCAGCGGGAAGAGCGGGGTGTCGGCTGAGGAGGGCATCGGTGCCATCATCGCGCGCCCCGGGAGCGCGAGGCCGCCGGTGTCCAGCGCGGCGACCCGGCAGCCGGGGTGGGTAGTCTGGTGCGCGAGCGCACACGGGAGCCCCCAGCGCACGCTGACCGACACCTGTCCCTCGGAGGTAACACCCGTGTCCACCGCGCAGTTCGACGAGGTCCCGGGCCGCTACAAGGTCCGCTCCCTCGCGCTGGCCGAGTCCGGCCGCCACCAGATCCGCCTCGCCGAGCACGAGATGCCCGGCCTCATGGCGCTGCGCGCCGAGTTCGGCGCGTCCAAGCCGCTCGCGGGCGCCCGCATCGCCGGGTCGCTGCACATGACCGTGCAGACCGCCGTGCTCATCGAGACCCTGGTCGCGCTCGGCGCGCAGGTGCGCTGGGCGTCCTGCAACATCTTCTCGACGCAGGACGAGGCCGCCGCGGCCGTCGCGGTCGGCCCCGACGGCACGCCCGACGACCCCCGCGGCGTGCCCGTGTTCGCCTGGAAGGGCGAGACCCTCGAGGAGTACTGGGACTGCACCGAGCAGATCCTCGTGTGGCCGAGCGAGTCGGGCGACGACGGCGCCGAGCGCCGCGGCCCCAACATGATCCTCGACGACGGCGGCGACGCCACCATGCTGGTGCACCTGGGCCTGCAGTACGAGCGCGCCGGCGTCGTGCCACCCAACACGCTGCCGGGCGAGCCCGACCACACGCACGAGATGAACGTCGTGCGCGACGTGCTGCGCCGCGCGCTGGAGGCCGACCCGCTGCGCTGGACCGAGATCGCCGTCAGCATCAAGGGGGTGAC is a window from the Xylanimonas ulmi genome containing:
- a CDS encoding HAD-IC family P-type ATPase codes for the protein MDVALTPLDGLSAAQVAERVADGRTNTAARLPSRTIGQIVRANVLTPFNGLLVSLFCVIIATGRWQNGLFVGVVVANSVVGIVQEVRAKRTLDRLAMLTAPTARTVRQGVVAERPIEDVVLDDLLELRAGDQVPADGVVRASVGLEIDESLLTGESDPVPKAEHDEVRSGSIVVAGTGRAQATRVGADAYAARLAAEARRFSLTRSELQAGTNRLLRWISLLMVVVAPILVWSQLRSPDNQGWRDALTGVVAALVGMVPEGLVLLTSLAFVLGVITLARRSTLVQELPAVEGLARVDVVCLDKTGTLTHGDIVFDRIEVVGSDGAPGDVSGALGLFRDDANATGAAIADAFEPSPWPVIGAVPFSSTRKWAAVSVADATWVLGAPERVLPGPVSEAARTTLARAHQVAAAGSRVLVLARAPRTPAAPPPEPASSPPGPAVPPSEPVAPALPDGLEPAALVVLAERLRPDAARTLAYFTQQGVALKVISGDNPRTVGAVAARVGVPGVSGPDDAVDATQLPEDPQALADALEGASVFGRVTPQQKRAMVGALQSRGHVVAMTGDGVNDALALKDADIGVAMGSGAAATRAVAQLVLLDGRFAHLPEVVAEGRRVIANIERAANLFLVKNVYALVLALSAAVSGSAFPLEPIQLTLISTLTIGVPGFFLALAPNHRRYVPGFLRRVLRFAVPVGVLVAASAYAAFRVAQVVEPGTSAVEARTVATIVVLLIGLWTVGVLARPFNRWKTLLVVGLASLGAAAVLVPVVSQHVFLLSVTPMRLAVGLGLGAVGAGLVEVAHRVTARVGARRVG
- a CDS encoding MFS transporter is translated as MPSSADTPLFPLRTVVLGAFVPAFLFDVGVGALLPVVAPTATALGSSLAVAGVVAALLPVGTIAADLPAGALAARVGDRVAMILAGVVGAGAFVLAALATSLTQLAVAVLALGAAGAVFNLARHSYLTEVTPPLRRARVLSTMGGVHRIGQFVGPFAGALAIDRVGLAGAYWLGAVVALAAAVTVVVVPDDDGARGATPSPAPERATLGSVLREHRSLFATLGIACLLVGLVRGARQTVIPLWGEHLGLEPAVASVIFGVAGGVDMLLFYPAGKVMDRMGRNWIAIPSMLLMGVALIALPFTGGVASLTAVAMALGFGNGIGSGILMTLGSDASPAHGRAQFLGLWRVLQDTGSAAGPLVVSAGAALGSLAAGIWAVGVLSPTAALALARWVPRWTPHANRTTRRAAGIQV